One genomic segment of Tripterygium wilfordii isolate XIE 37 chromosome 9, ASM1340144v1, whole genome shotgun sequence includes these proteins:
- the LOC120005117 gene encoding E3 ubiquitin-protein ligase ATL42: MNPLVLLLSHLLLFFFFFLVWQVEAQSSFTPESSQDVITSFKPSLAVVIGILVIMFALTFVLLVYAKCRRDRDGASANHPRQVGSSSRFSGIDKTVIESLPFFRFSSLKGSKQGLECAVCLSKFEDIEILRLIPKCKHAFHINCVDQWLEKHSSCPLCRHKVNADDPTIFTYWNSMRFSGGHSELQEDSNVEVFVQREEDLPGPNSSRFSFRKVEKEGGGGGDKEELSLIRYHEEEEEDKSVLHKLNHQIIVSDVVFKNRWSNVSSSDLMFLKSEMLNDMSSNRFDSLGLSNNNSTTSRGIKEEMEMKRQFERKVNTVNISSNQVTIPILPCTSDSSILSPKDRRSMSDITALSRLGNSGMKRKINDSGNNNVKEQRLRRLWLPIASRTVQLFANRETRSQQSHHQTTTQPPLDV, encoded by the coding sequence ATGAATCCACTGGTTTTGCTGCTCTCACATCTcctactcttcttcttcttcttcttggtttGGCAGGTTGAAGCTCAATCTTCCTTTACCCCAGAGAGTTCACAAGATGTTATCACAAGCTTTAAACCAAGTCTTGCTGTGGTGATAGGAATTCTGGTCATCATGTTTGCTTTAACGTTTGTTCTCCTTGTCTATGCAAAGTGTCGTAGAGACAGGGATGGTGCCTCTGCTAATCATCCTAGACAGGTTGGATCAAGTTCTCGGTTCTCCGGGATCGACAAGACTGTCATAGAGTCTCTTCCTTTCTTCAGATTCTCCTCTCTCAAAGGCTCAAAACAAGGCCTTGAATGTGCAGTCTGTCTCTCCAAATTCGAAGATATCGAAATTCTTCGATTGATTCCAAAGTGTAAACATGCCTTTCATATCAATTGTGTTGATCAGTGGCTTGAGAAACACTCAAGCTGCCCTCTTTGCAGGCACAAAGTCAATGCTGATGATCCCACCATTTTCACCTATTGGAATAGTATGAGATTCTCCGGAGGCCATTCTGAGCTCCAAGAGGACTCAAATGTTGAGGTTTTTGTTCAAAGAGAGGAAGATCTTCCCGGTCCTAATTCTTCAAGATTCAGCTTTCGAAAAGTCGAAAAggagggtggtggtggtggtgataaGGAAGAACTTTCATTAATCCGATaccacgaagaagaagaagaagataaatcaGTACTGCATAAGCTCAATCACCAGATTATAGTATCCGACGTTGTCTTCAAGAACCGATGGAGCAACGTGAGCTCCTCGGACCTTATGTTCTTGAAATCGGAGATGCTAAATGACATGTCAAGCAACAGATTTGATTCATTGGGTTTGAGCAACAACAATTCAACAACTTCAAGAGGAATTAAGGAAGAAATGGAGATGAAGAGACAATTTGAGAGGAAAGTCAATACAGTTAATATAAGTAGTAACCAAGTCACAATCCCAATCTTACCTTGTACCTCAGATTCAAGCATTCTGAGCCCAAAAGACAGAAGATCAATGTCTGATATCACTGCTCTTTCGCGATTGGGGAATTCGGGTATGAAGAGGAAAATCAATGATTCTGGAAACAATAATGTTAAGGAGCAAAGGCTTAGGAGGCTTTGGCTGCCCATAGCAAGCAGAACAGTTCAATTATTTGCCAACAGAGAAACAAGAAGTCAACAATCTCATCATCAGACCACCACACAGCCACCATTAGATGTCTAA
- the LOC120005665 gene encoding CRS2-associated factor 1, chloroplastic, whose translation MALKLFPIPFPIFAPPPNSHPSPAPNANPDSNSSLSNRPASEVRFARWNNANAEKFNERRRSLKEIEDDIRRQRRFTGVDRIANTYNPAPPKPITTGNTTDYYKSIGTPSSPSSPSIPGKKSKYSKDPTNHPAFRYLQKPRNISPSRSRNNNNGFATTAPQPAIDRKAEVKLSEDGLTYVIDGVPFELKHSYTETPKVKPLKLREPAYAPFGPTTMYRPWTGRAPLSPSKKKLKEFDSFTLPPPHKKGVKPVQSPGPYLDGSGPKYVWTRDQILGEPLTQEEINALVHGCQKAKRQLNMGRDGFTHNMLDNIHSHWKRRRVCKIKCLGVCTVDMDNVCQQLEEKTGGKVIYRKGGVLYLFRGRNYNWRTRPRFPLMLWRPITPVYPRLVKLVPEGLTLEEATELRKKGHALKPICKLGKNGVYIKLVKNVREAFEECELVRINCEGMNGSDYRRIGAKLKDLVPCVIMSFKYEHLLIWRGRNWKSSHPEPEDDNKEAEESNTESVISITASAEGQDSSASSSQVLSFQDMSTNLLDTSTSPVGSDKWRKDLCASKENMSETAFSAISTVQEERKESTSDIADCSDDKLEAMTSNTESTSISAFMVGDNELSKDSHDSCEHGTTWSDIQSTTGESTGSPLVSDTKPAGVRSRENELESSVAGSLNHERSQDVSGNPEKSSVAYTEGVLRLWRQAIENGSAVVLDDASLDADIVYWKAMRFAQSAPPGPIFEHHPRWVASQKGDEKESSSDSKVKEVPTVAKKNKSKKDLKLNIERKIVRTDDLDGQYLDIVPKGCLGVDELAKLLA comes from the exons ATGGCGCTGAAACTGTTCCCCATTCCGTTCCCAATCTTTGCTCCCCCACCAAACTCACACCCTTCTCCAGCCCCTAACGCGAACCCCGACTCAAACTCGAGTCTATCTAACCGTCCAGCTTCAGAGGTCCGGTTCGCGCGGTGGAACAACGCTAACGCCGAGAAATTCAATGAAAGACGGCGCTCTCTGAAGGAAATCGAGGACGATATCCGACGACAACGACGTTTTACTGGCGTCGATAGGATAGCCAACACCTATAACCCTGCACCGCCCAAACCCATCACCACCGGCAATACCACGGATTATTACAAATCCATAGGTACTCCTTCGTCTCCCTCCTCTCCATCCATCCCTGGCAAAAAGTCCAAATACTCTAAGGATCCCACAAACCACCCAGCATTTCGCTATCTTCAGAAACCCAGAAATATATCCCCTTCTCGCAGCAGGAACAACAACAACGGTTTTGCGACGACAGCACCACAGCCAGCAATTGACAGGAAAGCAGAAGTCAAGCTTAGTGAAGATGGACTAACGTATGTAATCGACGGCGTGCCTTTTGAATTAAAGCACAGTTACACCGAGACCCCGAAGGTGAAGCCTCTGAAGCTTCGAGAGCCAGCCTATGCTCCGTTCGGGCCCACCACTATGTACAGGCCATGGACGGGGCGTGCCCCGCTATCACCCAGTAAGAAGAAGTTGAAAGAGTTCGATTCCTTTACGTTGCCGCCACCTCATAAGAAGGGGGTGAAGCCAGTACAGTCGCCCGGACCCTACTTGGATGGGTCGGGGCCCAAGTACGTGTGGACAAGGGATCAGATACTGGGAGAGCCATTGACGCAAGAGGAGATTAACGCATTGGTCCATGGGTGCCAAAAGGCGAAGCGGCAATTGAATATGG GTAGAGATGGTTTTACTCACAACATGTTGGATAATATACACTCACACTGGAAACGAAGGAGAGTATGCAAAATAAAATGCTTAGGAGTTTGCACAGTGGATATGGATAATGTGTGCCAGCAATTGGAG GAAAAAACTGGAGGGAAGGTCATTTACAGAAAAGGAGGGGTGCTATACCTTTTCCGAGGTAGAAATTACAATTGGAGAACTCGGCCCCGCTTTCCTCTTATGTTGTGGAGGCCTATTACCCCTGTATATCCAAGGCTAGTGAAACTGGTGCCAGAGGGTTTAACATTAGAAGAAGCAACTGAACTGCGCAAAAAGGGACATGCGCTGAAACCAATATGCAAGCTAG GGAAAAATGGTGTTTATATTAAGCTGGTTAAAAATGTCAGAGAGGCCTTTGAAGAATGTGAGCTGGTTCGAATAAATTGTGAAGGAATGAATGGCAGTGATTATCGAAGAATTGGTGCCAAACTCAAG GATCTTGTCCCTTGTGTGATAATGTCATTTAAGTATGAGCACCTACTTATATGGAGAGGAAGGAACTGGAAGTCATCCCACCCAGAACCAGAAGACGACAACAAGGAAGCTGAAGAATCCAACACTGAGAGTGTAATTTCCATCACAGCATCTGCAGAAGGCCAAGATTCATCAGCATCAAGCAGTCAAGTTCTTTCATTTCAAGATATGAGCACTAATTTACTTGACACAAGCACATCCCCCGTGGGTTCTGACAAGTGGAGAAAGGATCTATGTGcttcaaaagaaaatatgtCTGAGACAGCTTTCAGTGCTATTTCAACTGTGCAGGAGGAGAGAAAGGAATCCACTTCAGACATTGCAGATTGTTCTGATGATAAATTGGAAGCCATGACAAGTAATACCGAGAGTACTAGCATTTCAGCTTTCATGGTTGGCGATAATGAGCTGTCCAAAGATtcacatgattcatgtgaacATGGGACTACTTGGAGTGATATTCAATCCACTACTGGTGAATCAACCGGTTCACCGCTGGTGTCTGACACCAAACCAGCTGGTGTTCGGAGCAGAGAAAATGAGTTGGAGTCTTCTGTTGCAGGTTCTTTAAATCATGAGAGGTCGCAAGATGTTTCTGGGAATCCTGAAAAGTCGAGTGTAGCTTACACTGAGGGAGTCTTGAGGCTATGGAGGCAAGCTATTGAGAATGGTAGTGCAGTTGTATTGGATGATGCTTCTTTGGACGCTGACATTGTTTATTGGAAGGCCATGAGATTTGCCCAGTCTGCTCCACCTGGGCCTATCTTTGAGCATCATCCAAGGTGGGTGGCAAGTCAAAAAGGTGATGAGAAAGAAAGTAGTAGTGATTCCAAAGTGAAGGAAGTTCCAACTGTtgcaaagaagaacaaaagtaaAAAGGACTTGAAGTTGAACATTGAAAGAAAAATTGTGAGGACAGATGATTTGGATGGACAATATCTTGACATAGTCCCAAAAGGATGTCTAGGGGTTGATGAACTTGCTAAACTATTAGCATGA
- the LOC120006270 gene encoding ninja-family protein mc410-like isoform X2: MEDEHGLELSLGLSFGGSSVKCKGKSGSSSEAKTEESDQGNKVVDDLRNFFNASGQREGSSTASQKSGSVKPQDNFFNDLSKVPVDADASIELNGMGPWVANNNRSEETDEEKRSEAGSKRKIFFDEISNQKKHEGEAHLTDLPEKSKVSHISITSESGSIAENEDVAESEVGSASRILSHHDDGCIRFTAVGGSCESGPKGVHGSANSSVVDLQGQINFNGSAENDFRLGNLPSTVPINIMNVPYSVTGKDSNSVSAASTSGHPPGMKSISILNGDHQTGSQLMFGYSSLQLPMLDKDSSSGFVSQLQQFHSSFSGRSTPNSDKYNDGLMTSQAMHLVARNTSKATQYDGKKFEQARGDGKQHARGEASSFLTEEERINSMNLRGKEGSDRSAAEGISFDFSAIKPGIAADVKFGGSGSYPNLPWVSTTGPGPNGRTISGVTYRYSTNQIRIVCACHGTHMSLEEFVRHAAEDNVNSDSGSGLATFSSANPAASAQS; this comes from the exons ATGGAGGATGAACATGGGCTTGAGCTTAGCCTGGGTCTAAGCTTTGGTGGATCATCCGTCAAATGCAAAGGTAAAAGTGGTAGCTCTTCTGAGGCAAAGACAGAAGAAAGTGATCAAGGCAACAAAGTAGTCGATGACCTTAGAAACTTTTTTAATGCTAGTGGCCAGAGAGAGGGCTCAAGCACTGCCTCACAAAAAAGTGGCTCTGTGAAACCTCAGGacaacttcttcaatgatctttCCAAGGTACCTGTTGATGCAGATGCTTCTATCGAGTTGAATGGTATGGGGCCCTGGGTTGCCAACAATAATAGGTCTGAGGAAACTGATGAAGAAAAAAGGTCAGAAGCAGGTAGTAAGCGTAAAATCTTCTTTGATGAGATTAGTAATCAAAAGAAGCATGAGGGAGAAGCTCATCTTACTGATTTGCCTGAAAAGTCAAAAGTGTCTCACATATCTATTACAAGCGAAAGTGGCTCAATTGCTGAAAATGAAGATGTTGCAGAGTCTGAAGTTGGTTCAGCATCAAGGATACTTTCACACCATGATGATGGCTGCATACGATTTACTGCAGTTGGCGGTTCTTGTGAGAGTGGACCAAAGGGGGTTCATGGGTCAGCCAATTCCAGTGTTGTGGACTTACAAGGGCAGATAAATTTTAACGGTTCCGCAGAAAATGACTTTAGGCTTGGAAACTTGCCATCTACTGTTCCTATAAACATCATGAATGTCCCTTACTCTGTAACTGGGAAAGATTCTAACTCTGTAAGTGCAGCCAGTACGTCTGGCCATCCTCCAGGCATGAAAAGCATATCTATCCTAAATGGTGATCATCAAACAGGGAGCCAGCTTATGTTCGGCTATTCCTCTTTACAGCTTCCAATGTTGGATAAGGATAGTTCCTCAGGTTTTGTATCTCAGCTTCAACAGTTCCATTCTTCCTTCAGCGGTAGAAGCACGCCAAATTCAGATAAATATAATGATGGCTTGATGACATCTCAAG CCATGCACCTAGTTGCACGAAATACATCCAAGGCAACTCAATATGATGGGAAGAAGTTTGAGCAGGCCAGAGGTGATGGCAAACAGCATGCCAGAGGAGAAGCTTCCTCTTTTCTGACAGAGGAAGAAAGAATAAACAGCATGAACCTCAGGGGTAAGGAGGGTTCTGACCGGTCAGCTGCAGAAGGTATCTCTTTTGATTTTTCTGCTATAAAACCAGGTATTGCTGCAGATGTAAAATTTGGGGGTAGCGGCTCCTATCCAAATCTGCCATGGGTTTCTACCACTGGGCCCGGTCCAAATGGTAGAACCATTTCTGGTGTTACATACAGGTACAGTACAAACCAAATCAGGATTGTTTGTGCTTGCCATGGTACCCACATGTCGCTGGAAGAGTTTGTTAGGCATGCTGCTGAAGACAATGTTAATTCAGACAGTGGGAGTGGTTTGGCAACTTTTTCAAGTGCCAATCCTGCTGCCTCTGCTCAAAGTTGA
- the LOC120006270 gene encoding ninja-family protein mc410-like isoform X1 has translation MEDEHGLELSLGLSFGGSSVKCKGKSGSSSEAKTEESDQGNKVVDDLRNFFNASGQREGSSTASQKSGSVKPQDNFFNDLSKVPVDADASIELNGMGPWVANNNRSEETDEEKRSEAGSKRKIFFDEISNQKKHEGEAHLTDLPEKSKVSHISITSESGSIAENEDVAESEVGSASRILSHHDDGCIRFTAVGGSCESGPKGVHGSANSSVVDLQGQINFNGSAENDFRLGNLPSTVPINIMNVPYSVTGKDSNSVSAASTSGHPPGMKSISILNGDHQTGSQLMFGYSSLQLPMLDKDSSSGFVSQLQQFHSSFSGRSTPNSDKYNDGLMTSQAAMHLVARNTSKATQYDGKKFEQARGDGKQHARGEASSFLTEEERINSMNLRGKEGSDRSAAEGISFDFSAIKPGIAADVKFGGSGSYPNLPWVSTTGPGPNGRTISGVTYRYSTNQIRIVCACHGTHMSLEEFVRHAAEDNVNSDSGSGLATFSSANPAASAQS, from the exons ATGGAGGATGAACATGGGCTTGAGCTTAGCCTGGGTCTAAGCTTTGGTGGATCATCCGTCAAATGCAAAGGTAAAAGTGGTAGCTCTTCTGAGGCAAAGACAGAAGAAAGTGATCAAGGCAACAAAGTAGTCGATGACCTTAGAAACTTTTTTAATGCTAGTGGCCAGAGAGAGGGCTCAAGCACTGCCTCACAAAAAAGTGGCTCTGTGAAACCTCAGGacaacttcttcaatgatctttCCAAGGTACCTGTTGATGCAGATGCTTCTATCGAGTTGAATGGTATGGGGCCCTGGGTTGCCAACAATAATAGGTCTGAGGAAACTGATGAAGAAAAAAGGTCAGAAGCAGGTAGTAAGCGTAAAATCTTCTTTGATGAGATTAGTAATCAAAAGAAGCATGAGGGAGAAGCTCATCTTACTGATTTGCCTGAAAAGTCAAAAGTGTCTCACATATCTATTACAAGCGAAAGTGGCTCAATTGCTGAAAATGAAGATGTTGCAGAGTCTGAAGTTGGTTCAGCATCAAGGATACTTTCACACCATGATGATGGCTGCATACGATTTACTGCAGTTGGCGGTTCTTGTGAGAGTGGACCAAAGGGGGTTCATGGGTCAGCCAATTCCAGTGTTGTGGACTTACAAGGGCAGATAAATTTTAACGGTTCCGCAGAAAATGACTTTAGGCTTGGAAACTTGCCATCTACTGTTCCTATAAACATCATGAATGTCCCTTACTCTGTAACTGGGAAAGATTCTAACTCTGTAAGTGCAGCCAGTACGTCTGGCCATCCTCCAGGCATGAAAAGCATATCTATCCTAAATGGTGATCATCAAACAGGGAGCCAGCTTATGTTCGGCTATTCCTCTTTACAGCTTCCAATGTTGGATAAGGATAGTTCCTCAGGTTTTGTATCTCAGCTTCAACAGTTCCATTCTTCCTTCAGCGGTAGAAGCACGCCAAATTCAGATAAATATAATGATGGCTTGATGACATCTCAAG CAGCCATGCACCTAGTTGCACGAAATACATCCAAGGCAACTCAATATGATGGGAAGAAGTTTGAGCAGGCCAGAGGTGATGGCAAACAGCATGCCAGAGGAGAAGCTTCCTCTTTTCTGACAGAGGAAGAAAGAATAAACAGCATGAACCTCAGGGGTAAGGAGGGTTCTGACCGGTCAGCTGCAGAAGGTATCTCTTTTGATTTTTCTGCTATAAAACCAGGTATTGCTGCAGATGTAAAATTTGGGGGTAGCGGCTCCTATCCAAATCTGCCATGGGTTTCTACCACTGGGCCCGGTCCAAATGGTAGAACCATTTCTGGTGTTACATACAGGTACAGTACAAACCAAATCAGGATTGTTTGTGCTTGCCATGGTACCCACATGTCGCTGGAAGAGTTTGTTAGGCATGCTGCTGAAGACAATGTTAATTCAGACAGTGGGAGTGGTTTGGCAACTTTTTCAAGTGCCAATCCTGCTGCCTCTGCTCAAAGTTGA
- the LOC120005669 gene encoding sugar transport protein 14-like, whose translation MAGGGFTDAGKLKRAHLYEYRITGYFVFSCIVAALGGSLFGYDLGVSGGVTSMDDFTKKFFPKIYRRKQEHLNETDYCKYDNQILTLFTSSLYFSALVFTFAASHVTRSKGRRASILVGSIAFFIGGVVNAAAVNIFMLILGRVFLGIGIGFANQAVPLYLSEMAPAKIRGAVNQLFQLTTCLGILVANFINYGTEKIHPWGWRLSVGLATVPATLMFVGGLFLPETPNSLVEQGRLEEGREVLEKVRGTKNVEAEFADLIEASEAAKAIKHPFRNLLQRKNRPQLIIGALGIPAFQQLTGNNSILFYAPVIFQSLGFGDNASLYSSAISSGALVVGALISMALVDKFGRRAFFLEAGAEMIFCMVAVGITLALKFGQGETLSKGISIFLVLAIFLFVMAFGRSWGPLGWLVPSELFPLETRSAGQSMVVCVNMIFTALVAQFFLISLCHLRYGIFLLFACLIVIMSAFIYFLLPETKQVPIEEVYLLWENHWFWKKIIGNGNENGLEMKSGQAA comes from the exons ATGGCGGGTGGAGGATTCACAGATGCAGGGAAACTAAAAAGGGCTCATCTTTATGAGTATAGGATTACTGGGTATTTCGTATTTTCGTGTATTGTTGCAGCACTCGGTGGTTCTCTATTTGGGTATGATCTTGGTGTTTCTG GTGGAGTCACTTCCATGGATGATTTCACAAAGAAATTCTTCCCAAAAATTTATAGAAGGAAGCAGGAACATCTCAATGAGACCGACTACTGTAAATATGACAACCAGATTCTTACATTGTTCACTTCCTCCCTATACTTTTCGGCCCTTGTTTTCACGTTCGCGGCCTCTCATGTGACTAGAAGCAAAGGTAGAAGAGCCAGTATACTTGTTGGATCAATCGCCTTCTTTATAGGAGGAGTTGTTAATGCAGCTGCAGTAAACATTTTCATGCTGATTCTAGGAAGAGTCTTCCTTGGCATAGGCATTGGATTTGCTAACCAA GCTGTTCCATTATATCTTTCAGAAATGGCTCCTGCAAAAATCCGAGGAGCGGTAAACCAATTATTTCAGTTGACAACTTGTTTGGGGATTCTGGTAGCTAACTTCATAAATTATGGCACTGAAAAGATTCATCCTTGGGGATGGAGATTATCTGTTGGTTTGGCTACTGTCCCTGCTACTTTGATGTTTGTTGGGGGTCTTTTCCTTCCCGAGACCCCGAATAGTCTTGTGGAACAAGGTAGATTGGAAGAGGGAAGAGAGGTACTGGAGAAAGTCAGAGGAACCAAAAACGTTGAGGCGGAGTTTGCTGATCTGATTGAAGCAAGCGAAGCAGCGAAAGCCATAAAGCACCCGTTCAGGAATCTACTCCAACGAAAGAATCGCCCCCAGTTGATAATAGGAGCATTAGGAATCCCTGCATTCCAACAACTTACTGGCAACAATTCTATACTCTTCTATGCCCCTGTCATATTTCAGAGCTTGGGTTTTGGCGACAACGCGTCTCTTTATTCATCTGCCATATCAAGCGGGGCACTCGTCGTTGGGGCGCTAATTTCAATGGCATTGGTGGACAAATTTGGCAGAAGAGCTTTCTTCTTGGAAGCTGGAGCTGAGATGATCTTCTGTATG GTCGCTGTGGGCATAACTCTGGCACTGAAATTTGGACAAGGAGAAACTCTGTCCAAAGGTATCAGCATCTTCCTTGTGCTAGCTATTTTCTTATTTGTCATGGCCTTCGGACGGTCCTGGGGACCCCTTGGATGGCTTGTTCCCAGCGAGCTCTTCCCTCTGGAGACGAGGTCGGCTGGGCAGAGTATGGTGGTTTGTGTCAACATGATCTTCACAGCTTTGGTTGCACAGTTTTTCCTTATTTCTCTGTGCCATCTTCGATATGGAATTTTCCTGCTATTTGCTTGCTTGATTGTCATCATGAGCGCCTTCATCTACTTCCTCTTACCGGAGACGAAACAAGTTCCGATAGaggaggtataccttctttgggAAAATCACTGGTTCTGGAAGAAAATAATTGGAAATGGAAATGAAAACGGATTAGAAATGAAGTCGGGACAAGCAGCGTAG